Proteins found in one Lysinibacillus fusiformis genomic segment:
- a CDS encoding GGDEF domain-containing protein has translation MNAQEFEELWITLNELYNADRFLEYIEISSAAIESAIKLEMYDKAILLLRYSCASYFQTGDLQLSISVLEQYRELTFQHGNDIDLIQYYNLAAIYWGTFGHLKKSEELMLKGLKIAETIQHVESMGKIYNNLSDLDISMGSYRTAKEFALKSLYYANAFEMKHKEPYTGIIHPKTNLAVALIWLEEFEEANTILQELMATIHHPPYSKVQLEVLNAYAFLCERQGRVSEAIDLYQKTKHYALQNNDLSLLQLIYNSLVKLIEEQGNKIVLCAIQKEYINILLEIQRENYSHVLFEMEYNDHKKQFEKNAYIDPLTNIYNRRYFDEQAKMMVEKAAESHQQLALMMVDLDHFKEINDMNGHLFGDDALTNTAKTLQDFFQPFASIVARFGGDEFIVLSQVKEGESVQTLADNLYQTLTALSLTVNNQTVQLEFSIGVSTNNHGKIQKVEELIQHADEALYKSKRNGRNQITHYNQYCDVGNGI, from the coding sequence ATGAACGCACAAGAATTTGAAGAATTATGGATTACGCTGAATGAGTTATATAATGCGGATCGTTTTTTAGAATATATAGAAATAAGTAGTGCCGCAATTGAAAGTGCCATTAAGCTTGAAATGTATGATAAGGCTATTCTTCTATTACGTTATAGCTGTGCCAGTTATTTTCAAACGGGTGATCTACAGCTTTCTATAAGCGTTCTTGAACAATATCGTGAGTTAACTTTTCAACATGGCAATGATATTGATTTAATTCAATATTACAATTTAGCGGCCATTTATTGGGGAACATTTGGTCATTTAAAAAAATCAGAAGAGTTGATGTTGAAAGGCTTAAAAATTGCTGAAACGATTCAGCATGTGGAGAGCATGGGGAAAATCTACAACAATCTGAGCGACTTAGATATATCCATGGGTAGCTATCGGACAGCTAAGGAATTTGCCTTAAAGAGTTTATACTACGCCAATGCGTTTGAAATGAAGCATAAAGAGCCTTATACAGGGATTATCCATCCGAAGACGAACCTAGCTGTGGCGCTTATTTGGCTTGAAGAATTTGAAGAAGCCAATACAATATTACAAGAATTAATGGCAACGATTCATCATCCACCTTATTCGAAAGTACAACTGGAGGTTCTCAATGCCTATGCCTTCCTATGTGAAAGACAGGGACGTGTAAGTGAGGCCATAGATTTATACCAAAAGACGAAGCATTATGCTTTGCAAAACAATGATCTTTCCTTGCTTCAATTAATTTATAATTCGTTAGTGAAGCTAATTGAGGAGCAAGGCAATAAAATCGTGTTATGCGCGATACAAAAGGAATATATTAATATTTTGTTAGAAATTCAGCGTGAAAACTATTCACATGTATTGTTTGAGATGGAATATAACGATCATAAGAAGCAATTTGAAAAAAATGCCTATATCGATCCTTTGACGAATATCTACAATCGTCGCTATTTTGATGAACAGGCTAAAATGATGGTCGAAAAAGCTGCTGAAAGTCATCAGCAATTGGCCTTGATGATGGTGGATTTAGATCATTTTAAAGAAATCAATGATATGAATGGCCATTTATTTGGCGATGATGCGTTGACGAATACAGCCAAAACATTACAGGACTTTTTTCAGCCCTTTGCGTCCATTGTCGCCCGTTTTGGTGGAGATGAATTTATTGTGTTGAGTCAAGTAAAGGAAGGTGAATCGGTGCAAACGTTGGCCGACAACCTGTATCAAACCTTAACGGCACTGTCACTTACCGTGAACAATCAAACCGTTCAGTTGGAATTCAGTATTGGTGTCAGTACGAACAATCATGGCAAAATTCAGAAAGTAGAGGAGCTCATTCAGCATGCGGATGAAGCGCTTTATAAGTCAAAGCGTAACGGCCGCAACCAAATTACGCACTATAACCAATATTGCGATGTGGGAAATGGTATTTAA
- a CDS encoding GNAT family N-acetyltransferase, translated as MIYSPTEKTIETPRLILRLFTDADAQEVSVLCNNYAIYKSTLNLPYPYTLECALSWISTHQQNFEENRSYEFAITDKHSGQLYGAIGLSNQSQHQRGEIAYWIGESYWGNGYGTEAAQAIIEFAFQEKQYHRIYAQYFQSNPASGKIMEKCGMRYEGTLKDHVYKNGTFEDIVFYGLLNPSH; from the coding sequence ATGATTTATTCACCTACAGAAAAAACGATTGAAACTCCGCGTTTAATACTTCGACTTTTTACAGATGCAGATGCACAAGAAGTAAGTGTTTTATGTAACAATTATGCGATTTATAAAAGCACGCTGAATTTACCTTATCCTTATACATTAGAATGTGCATTGTCATGGATTTCCACGCATCAACAAAACTTTGAGGAAAATCGAAGTTACGAATTTGCGATAACAGACAAACACAGCGGACAATTATATGGAGCGATAGGGCTGTCAAATCAATCTCAACATCAAAGGGGAGAAATCGCTTATTGGATTGGAGAGTCCTATTGGGGAAATGGCTACGGAACAGAGGCGGCTCAAGCGATTATCGAATTTGCCTTTCAGGAGAAGCAGTATCATCGTATTTATGCCCAGTATTTTCAATCCAATCCCGCATCAGGGAAAATCATGGAGAAATGCGGCATGCGCTATGAGGGAACATTAAAGGATCATGTTTATAAAAACGGTACTTTTGAAGATATTGTGTTTTACGGCTTGCTTAATCCATCACACTAG
- a CDS encoding DUF2975 domain-containing protein, which translates to MKRETLFLKIAVFLIGIPVLALCIWVVPRVALGTVGHSPVLTIVALIGVYATAIAYFVALFTTIKLLSYIDQNIAFSELSVKALIKIKYCAIIISSVYVVGMPLIYYAAEVDDAPGLILIGMVIIFASFVVAVFAAVLQKLLKNAIDIKSENDLTV; encoded by the coding sequence ATGAAACGAGAAACGCTCTTTTTAAAGATAGCTGTTTTTCTAATAGGCATACCCGTTCTTGCCTTATGTATATGGGTGGTGCCTCGTGTTGCTTTGGGTACAGTGGGGCATTCTCCGGTCCTAACCATTGTTGCTTTAATTGGCGTCTATGCAACGGCCATCGCTTATTTTGTTGCTCTATTTACGACAATCAAACTACTAAGCTATATTGACCAAAACATTGCATTTTCAGAGCTGTCAGTGAAAGCTTTAATCAAGATCAAATATTGTGCAATTATTATTAGTAGTGTTTACGTGGTTGGCATGCCACTGATATACTATGCTGCAGAAGTAGACGATGCACCAGGTCTTATACTTATCGGAATGGTCATTATTTTTGCTTCCTTTGTCGTGGCAGTCTTTGCTGCTGTGCTGCAAAAGCTTCTTAAAAATGCCATCGATATCAAATCAGAAAATGATCTAACGGTTTGA
- a CDS encoding helix-turn-helix domain-containing protein, which produces MAMIINIDVMLAKRKMSVTELSEKVGITMANLSILKNGKAKAIRFSTLEAICEALDCQPGDILEYRKNEDLQK; this is translated from the coding sequence ATGGCAATGATCATTAATATTGATGTAATGCTGGCGAAACGAAAAATGAGTGTAACAGAGCTTTCAGAAAAGGTTGGCATCACGATGGCAAACCTCTCGATTTTAAAAAACGGCAAGGCCAAAGCCATCCGCTTTTCAACATTAGAGGCTATTTGTGAGGCATTGGATTGCCAGCCTGGCGATATTTTGGAATATCGAAAGAACGAGGACCTACAAAAATAA
- a CDS encoding TetR/AcrR family transcriptional regulator, whose translation MREMKKADERRNEILDAADELFTQKGFDGTSTSNILEKVGIARGTLYYHFKSKEDIMDALIERYTSSMLAKAKTVAADTSIAVNERILRVVMALNMQNEHGGQEMMEHVHKPQNALMHRKIQQVVINQVPPILTSIIREGIEQGIYQTPYPYECMEMIIAYTNTVFDDDLVLMTDEERATRIPALMFNIERMLGVESGSLLYMMQMFGNEEEGSSN comes from the coding sequence ATGAGGGAAATGAAAAAAGCAGATGAGCGCAGAAATGAAATATTAGATGCAGCGGATGAATTATTTACGCAGAAGGGGTTTGACGGCACTAGTACCAGTAATATTTTGGAAAAAGTAGGTATTGCTCGAGGCACCCTTTATTATCATTTTAAATCCAAGGAAGATATTATGGATGCACTGATTGAGCGTTATACAAGCTCGATGCTCGCAAAGGCAAAAACCGTTGCAGCAGACACAAGCATCGCTGTAAATGAACGTATATTGCGCGTTGTCATGGCATTGAATATGCAAAATGAACATGGTGGACAGGAAATGATGGAGCATGTTCATAAGCCACAAAATGCTTTGATGCATCGCAAGATACAGCAGGTGGTCATCAATCAAGTACCGCCGATCCTCACGTCCATTATTCGTGAGGGCATTGAGCAAGGTATTTACCAAACACCCTACCCCTATGAGTGCATGGAAATGATAATCGCTTATACCAATACGGTATTCGATGATGATCTTGTCTTGATGACAGATGAGGAACGAGCTACCCGTATCCCAGCATTGATGTTTAATATTGAACGAATGCTAGGAGTGGAAAGTGGTAGCTTACTGTATATGATGCAAATGTTTGGGAATGAAGAGGAAGGCAGTTCGAACTAA
- a CDS encoding ABC transporter permease, which yields MYWKIVRNDMANSKLITGMTTLFVAAAALLVTLSAVLIVHLTSAIDTLMKQAETSHFLQMHAGEIDQVQLTEFAEQNEYVDEFQMNEFLDVEGSKINIAGTTLAHSVQDNGFSTQSEQFDYLLDLDGNVIEVSNGDIYVPVSYWKDGIADLGDSVVVHDQTFTIAGFLRDSQMNSMLASSKRFLVSEQDYAAIQGAGTVEYLIEFRLKNLADLKSFEEAYMGAGLEANGPTITYQLFQMLNAISDGLMIAVILLISILVVAIAFMCIRFTLLTKMEEDTREIGVMKAIGLRVGDIQKMYLAKYGVIAVIGCLLGFACSFLLRDMLLENIRLFMGETDNVSQIWLFTGLGLMLVFMVIMGYVHSVLKQFRKLSATQAIRFGTTQGKVQHAKFLNLSSNKRLPINLFLGMKDVLSRKSLYATMLAVLLLATFIIIVPQNLHNTIAAKSFITYMGIGDSDIRIDIPQGKQNAQQVAAVIDTLEHDTAIKNYTVLTTKKFTTIAEDGSAQNLKIELGNHTIFPLEYAHGKAPVAPNEVALSVLNAEELQKKVGDQIAVVLNDEEKKLRVSGIYSDITNGGKTAKAAFSDHSTESMWSVIYSTMADPSLVTDKRAEYAKTFSFAKVSGIDDYINQTFGTTIHAIEKAARAALVIALLLCVLVTLLFMNMLITKDQAPIAIMKALGFTNADIATQYAARSVFVLLLAITMGTLLANTLGEFLTSTVIASFGAASFDFTINPLAAYVFCPLALISVVLLATLFGTSRAGQVKMIEHMKE from the coding sequence ATGTATTGGAAAATTGTGCGCAATGATATGGCAAATAGCAAGCTAATAACAGGTATGACAACATTATTTGTGGCGGCAGCGGCTTTGCTTGTCACATTATCAGCAGTACTGATCGTCCATTTGACAAGTGCAATTGATACGCTGATGAAGCAAGCAGAAACGTCGCATTTTCTCCAAATGCATGCAGGGGAAATCGACCAAGTGCAGCTCACTGAATTTGCAGAGCAAAATGAATATGTAGATGAATTTCAAATGAATGAATTTCTAGATGTAGAGGGCTCGAAGATTAATATTGCGGGTACCACTTTGGCACATAGTGTGCAGGACAATGGTTTTAGCACGCAAAGTGAGCAATTTGATTACTTACTGGACCTTGATGGAAACGTGATTGAAGTATCCAATGGTGACATTTATGTACCTGTAAGCTATTGGAAGGACGGCATTGCCGACTTGGGTGATAGTGTGGTGGTCCATGATCAAACCTTTACAATAGCTGGGTTTCTAAGGGATTCACAGATGAATTCTATGCTAGCTTCATCTAAACGCTTTCTTGTCAGTGAACAAGATTATGCAGCAATCCAGGGAGCGGGCACAGTTGAATACTTAATCGAGTTTCGTTTAAAAAATTTGGCGGATTTAAAGAGTTTTGAAGAAGCCTATATGGGGGCAGGGCTCGAAGCAAACGGACCGACCATTACGTACCAGCTTTTTCAAATGCTGAATGCCATATCGGATGGACTCATGATTGCTGTCATCCTACTAATCAGCATCCTTGTAGTCGCTATTGCTTTTATGTGTATCCGTTTTACATTGCTCACTAAAATGGAAGAGGATACTCGAGAAATCGGTGTGATGAAAGCGATTGGCCTACGCGTTGGGGATATTCAGAAAATGTATCTAGCCAAGTATGGCGTGATCGCTGTAATTGGCTGCCTGCTTGGTTTTGCCTGCTCTTTCTTGCTTCGAGATATGCTATTAGAAAATATTCGCTTGTTCATGGGAGAAACGGACAATGTCTCACAAATTTGGCTGTTCACGGGTCTCGGGTTGATGCTCGTATTTATGGTGATAATGGGCTATGTACATTCAGTATTGAAACAGTTTCGCAAGCTATCAGCCACACAGGCTATTCGCTTCGGTACAACGCAAGGTAAAGTGCAACATGCAAAATTTTTGAACCTCAGCTCCAATAAAAGGCTTCCAATTAATCTTTTTCTTGGTATGAAGGATGTGCTCTCCCGAAAAAGTCTTTATGCGACAATGCTTGCCGTGCTATTATTAGCAACATTTATTATCATCGTCCCTCAAAATCTACACAACACGATTGCGGCTAAAAGCTTTATTACGTATATGGGTATTGGGGATAGTGACATCCGAATCGATATCCCACAAGGTAAGCAAAATGCACAGCAGGTGGCAGCGGTGATCGATACGCTTGAGCATGACACAGCCATCAAGAATTACACTGTTTTGACAACGAAAAAGTTCACAACGATTGCCGAGGACGGATCAGCGCAAAACCTAAAAATAGAGCTGGGTAACCATACGATCTTCCCATTAGAATATGCGCATGGTAAGGCACCGGTTGCCCCTAATGAAGTAGCGCTTTCGGTGCTCAATGCAGAGGAGCTTCAAAAAAAGGTTGGCGATCAGATAGCAGTGGTCCTCAATGATGAGGAGAAAAAGTTGAGGGTCAGCGGTATTTATTCAGATATTACAAATGGCGGCAAGACAGCTAAAGCAGCTTTCTCTGATCATTCTACGGAAAGCATGTGGAGTGTTATTTATAGTACGATGGCAGATCCATCACTCGTCACAGATAAAAGGGCGGAATATGCAAAAACTTTCTCTTTTGCCAAGGTGTCAGGGATTGATGATTATATCAATCAAACATTTGGTACGACGATTCATGCCATTGAAAAGGCAGCCCGTGCAGCACTCGTCATAGCTCTATTGCTGTGTGTGCTCGTGACATTATTATTTATGAATATGCTGATTACGAAGGATCAAGCGCCTATCGCTATTATGAAAGCTTTAGGATTTACGAATGCTGATATTGCTACACAATATGCGGCGCGTTCGGTTTTTGTATTACTGCTAGCCATTACGATGGGGACGTTGCTCGCAAACACGCTAGGCGAATTTCTAACAAGTACAGTCATTGCCTCATTTGGGGCGGCATCATTTGATTTTACGATTAATCCACTAGCAGCCTATGTTTTTTGCCCACTAGCGCTTATAAGCGTCGTACTGCTAGCCACGTTATTCGGTACGTCAAGGGCAGGGCAGGTAAAAATGATAGAACATATGAAGGAGTAG
- a CDS encoding ABC transporter ATP-binding protein: MNIVSGEQIAKSFQVGNDQHPVLMNVSVAINQGEFIAIMGPSGCGKSTLLYALSGMDSIDHGQVIFDGMDLTALSDKELADLRRTKMGFVFQQPTFLKSLNILDNILLPAMRDQRKNVRALTERALQIMHKMGIADLAERDITQVSGGQLQRAGICRALISNPQIIFGDEPTGALNSTSAQEIMDLLVAINREGTTVMLVTHDPKIAARTERILFMSDGAIVNELRLPEFTGNDLDDRMVKVVSTMQKIGI; the protein is encoded by the coding sequence ATGAATATAGTGAGTGGAGAACAAATTGCAAAGTCTTTTCAAGTAGGCAATGACCAGCATCCGGTTTTAATGAATGTCTCAGTGGCAATCAATCAAGGGGAGTTTATTGCCATTATGGGGCCATCTGGCTGTGGGAAATCGACATTGTTGTATGCCCTTAGTGGGATGGACAGTATTGATCATGGTCAGGTTATCTTTGATGGAATGGATTTAACAGCACTAAGTGACAAAGAACTGGCTGATTTGCGTAGAACGAAAATGGGCTTTGTTTTTCAGCAGCCGACCTTTCTAAAAAGCCTGAATATCCTTGATAATATCCTGTTACCTGCCATGCGTGATCAGCGAAAAAATGTGAGGGCCTTGACAGAAAGGGCGCTGCAAATCATGCACAAAATGGGGATTGCAGATTTGGCAGAGCGAGATATTACCCAGGTTTCTGGAGGGCAGCTGCAACGAGCAGGCATCTGTCGCGCTTTGATTAGCAACCCACAAATCATTTTTGGAGATGAACCCACAGGCGCTTTAAATTCAACGTCTGCTCAGGAAATCATGGATTTACTCGTTGCCATTAATCGAGAAGGCACAACGGTTATGCTTGTGACACATGATCCAAAAATTGCTGCAAGAACAGAGCGTATCCTTTTTATGTCTGATGGCGCTATTGTGAATGAACTGCGGTTGCCTGAATTCACAGGCAATGATTTAGACGATCGAATGGTCAAAGTTGTCTCTACTATGCAAAAAATAGGTATTTAG
- a CDS encoding sigma-70 family RNA polymerase sigma factor: MMDIEQIIEEHGDYLLKVAYLYVKNKATADDIVQDVFIAFYQKQGQFRQEASLRTYLVKMTVNRSHDYLRSWKSKRLSLFEKITGRTTAMTPEKEMLEKSVKKELTEALFTLSVAYREVLILYYFEEMSTVEIAQLVHCPEATIRTRLQRARKQLATAMGDFDWEVLRHESI, translated from the coding sequence ATGATGGATATTGAACAGATAATCGAGGAGCACGGTGATTACTTACTAAAGGTCGCCTATCTATATGTAAAAAATAAGGCAACGGCGGATGACATCGTGCAGGATGTGTTCATCGCCTTTTATCAAAAGCAGGGACAGTTTCGTCAGGAGGCATCCTTGCGTACATATTTAGTGAAAATGACGGTTAATCGAAGTCACGATTATTTACGAAGTTGGAAAAGTAAACGACTGTCATTGTTTGAAAAGATCACGGGGCGCACAACAGCTATGACACCTGAAAAGGAGATGCTAGAGAAATCCGTTAAAAAAGAGCTAACGGAGGCATTGTTTACATTATCAGTTGCCTATCGAGAGGTCTTGATTTTGTATTATTTTGAGGAGATGTCGACAGTGGAAATTGCACAGCTTGTACACTGTCCGGAAGCAACGATTCGCACAAGATTACAGCGAGCTCGTAAACAGCTGGCAACAGCAATGGGTGACTTTGATTGGGAGGTGCTACGCCATGAATCAATTTAA
- a CDS encoding TIGR04104 family putative zinc finger protein: protein MNQFKEDVLKELQDVKLSQQRKQVIAEKARRKVQRKAGGQWTYRFVLATFTIFVIGFSYILTQQKEQRTSGHQAASLQSDTWHWWSLFDSDYVRGFILLSIFIGATFIVKRYLVKKGYGLPVCIECGESWSEKDARKLYRKNSEIMCPHCGQKQYRTKKSMQISGVMTMPVPLLIMLQHVFQHFVIGIIFFLVGMFYYHYQIAPYVFKLQEKDPMNEPLW, encoded by the coding sequence ATGAATCAATTTAAAGAGGATGTATTAAAGGAGCTACAAGATGTCAAGCTCTCACAGCAGCGCAAACAAGTAATCGCGGAAAAAGCACGACGAAAGGTTCAACGCAAAGCAGGCGGTCAATGGACGTATCGTTTCGTGCTCGCAACCTTTACTATTTTTGTCATCGGTTTTAGCTATATCTTGACACAACAGAAAGAGCAACGTACTTCAGGCCACCAAGCGGCTAGCCTACAGTCGGATACTTGGCATTGGTGGTCACTTTTTGATTCGGATTATGTAAGAGGCTTTATTTTACTGAGCATTTTTATAGGGGCGACATTTATAGTCAAACGTTATCTAGTGAAAAAGGGTTATGGTTTACCTGTTTGTATCGAATGTGGGGAAAGCTGGTCTGAGAAGGATGCACGTAAATTATATCGCAAAAATAGTGAAATTATGTGCCCTCATTGTGGACAAAAACAATATCGCACAAAAAAATCGATGCAAATCAGTGGTGTGATGACGATGCCAGTACCTTTGTTGATTATGCTGCAGCATGTTTTCCAACATTTTGTTATCGGTATTATTTTCTTTTTAGTAGGGATGTTCTATTACCATTATCAAATTGCGCCATATGTGTTTAAGCTACAAGAAAAAGATCCAATGAATGAACCTTTATGGTAA
- a CDS encoding biotin transporter BioY — protein sequence MKKGSTYQYVLAAFGAAIIAVLAQVTIPLPLIPITGQTLAVGIIVTILGTRLGTLSVLLYILLGAAGLPVFSGMSGGLGILVGPTGGYIVGFLATAIIMGLYLDKFGITFAQAIIANIIGMIITLAFGTVWLKIVADYTWTAAFMGGVAPFIVVGIVKAVLAAWIGVIVRRRLERAHLIEAIA from the coding sequence TTGAAAAAAGGAAGTACATATCAATACGTCTTAGCAGCATTTGGGGCAGCGATTATCGCGGTTTTAGCACAGGTAACAATTCCATTACCACTTATTCCGATTACAGGTCAAACTTTAGCGGTTGGAATCATCGTGACGATTTTAGGGACAAGATTAGGCACGTTATCTGTTCTATTATATATTTTACTAGGAGCAGCAGGTTTACCTGTATTTAGTGGTATGTCAGGTGGACTAGGAATTTTAGTTGGTCCAACAGGTGGGTACATTGTTGGTTTCCTTGCCACAGCGATTATTATGGGCTTATACTTAGATAAATTTGGTATTACATTTGCTCAAGCTATTATTGCGAATATCATTGGGATGATCATTACATTAGCGTTTGGGACAGTGTGGTTAAAAATTGTAGCAGATTATACATGGACAGCTGCCTTTATGGGTGGAGTTGCACCATTTATCGTGGTGGGGATCGTCAAGGCGGTACTTGCAGCATGGATTGGTGTCATTGTTCGTCGTCGCTTAGAAAGAGCGCACTTAATTGAAGCAATAGCATAG
- a CDS encoding amidohydrolase — MATLWTGGKIYTMAQVGETVDAVLVEDGKIVATGSVESLSPLAASIQHLEGNIMYPGFVDSHLHIIGYGEKLKHLDVSAVTSKEALLEKLQERMSEASAHEWVIAIGLNENQFEEPIFPTLAELDALGNAHLIIKRSCHHLILANSKALAFAGITNATPSPEGGVIDKVDGQLTGVLKDAALYLIVNHMPHITPAYIEDALTKAVASLQSYGLVGGHSEDLSYYGPPSQPIQAYRKIVEAQQSFKVHLLQHHTVFEEVAKMDLTPSPFLAFGAMKIFIDGAFGGRTAALRQPYCDDPDNAGMLIHTTEQLTSYVQLARQYGQTVAVHAIGDLAIDMILDVFADNPPQDGQLDRVIHCSLVDEELLAKLAALPVAVDMQPQFVQGEYQAELSRLGEERAQGLHPLKSLLDRGLIVAGGSDAPIEVPNPLHGIYAAVTRRNFGETHEGYNPHEKISRFEAVRLYTVGAAEIIGQQFRRGKIAEGYAADFTILQEDVFTVETDQLPHIQVACTVVDGKIVYENR, encoded by the coding sequence TTGGCAACATTATGGACAGGTGGTAAGATTTACACGATGGCTCAGGTTGGTGAAACAGTGGATGCAGTCCTTGTTGAAGATGGAAAAATTGTGGCGACAGGCTCAGTAGAGAGCTTGTCGCCACTAGCTGCTTCTATCCAACATTTAGAGGGGAATATCATGTATCCAGGCTTTGTCGACAGCCATTTACATATTATTGGCTACGGAGAAAAACTCAAGCATCTTGATGTATCGGCGGTTACCAGTAAGGAGGCGCTACTTGAGAAGCTTCAAGAGCGAATGTCTGAGGCGTCAGCACATGAATGGGTCATTGCGATTGGGCTAAATGAAAACCAATTTGAGGAGCCCATTTTCCCAACCTTAGCGGAGCTAGATGCCCTTGGAAATGCTCATTTAATCATTAAACGGAGCTGTCACCATTTAATCTTAGCCAATTCCAAGGCACTCGCTTTTGCAGGAATTACAAATGCTACCCCTTCGCCAGAGGGCGGTGTTATTGACAAAGTAGATGGTCAGCTCACAGGTGTGTTAAAGGATGCAGCATTGTATTTAATTGTTAACCATATGCCCCATATTACACCTGCGTATATTGAGGATGCACTGACAAAGGCGGTGGCCTCATTGCAATCCTATGGTTTAGTAGGGGGACATTCAGAGGATTTAAGCTATTATGGACCGCCAAGCCAGCCGATTCAGGCTTATCGCAAAATCGTAGAGGCACAGCAATCCTTTAAGGTGCATTTATTACAGCATCATACAGTCTTTGAAGAGGTTGCGAAGATGGATTTAACCCCATCACCATTTTTAGCGTTTGGTGCGATGAAAATTTTTATTGATGGAGCCTTTGGAGGTCGCACGGCTGCACTACGTCAGCCTTATTGTGATGATCCAGATAATGCGGGGATGCTTATTCATACAACAGAGCAATTAACAAGCTATGTTCAGCTAGCACGCCAATATGGACAAACCGTTGCTGTGCATGCCATTGGTGATTTAGCGATAGACATGATTTTAGATGTTTTTGCGGACAATCCTCCTCAGGATGGTCAGCTTGATCGGGTCATCCACTGTAGCTTAGTCGATGAGGAACTATTAGCCAAGCTAGCTGCATTACCAGTGGCAGTGGATATGCAACCGCAATTTGTACAGGGAGAATATCAAGCAGAGCTATCGAGACTTGGAGAGGAGCGCGCACAGGGCTTACATCCTTTAAAATCCCTTCTTGACCGAGGGCTGATTGTGGCAGGTGGCAGTGACGCTCCGATTGAAGTACCAAATCCGTTGCACGGTATCTACGCGGCTGTCACTAGAAGAAATTTTGGGGAGACACATGAAGGCTACAATCCTCATGAGAAAATTTCACGATTTGAGGCAGTCCGTTTGTACACAGTAGGGGCGGCTGAAATAATTGGGCAGCAATTTAGGCGTGGCAAAATTGCAGAAGGCTATGCAGCAGACTTTACGATTTTGCAAGAGGATGTATTTACGGTAGAGACGGACCAACTACCACACATACAAGTGGCATGTACGGTTGTGGATGGTAAGATTGTCTATGAAAATCGCTGA